In Dehalococcoidia bacterium, the following are encoded in one genomic region:
- the coaBC gene encoding bifunctional phosphopantothenoylcysteine decarboxylase/phosphopantothenate--cysteine ligase CoaBC, with protein MLRGRRIVLGVCGSIASYKAAEVASRLTQAGALVDVILTDAAQKFVSPLTFRSLTLREVFTDMFDVQSSAAEQHVELARAADAVVIAPASATTIARIAHGLADDMLALTVLATTAPVIVAPAMDGQMWQHAATQANVETLHKRGVVFAGPEEGRLASGRMGPGRLVDTETLLGALRQTLGKRGDLAGRRIVVSAGGTHEPIDPVRFVGNRSSGKMGFAIAEAARDRGADVTLVTGPVALATPHGVRRIDVTTTVQMASAMQQVTADCHALIMAAAPADFRPANPVDQKIKPSAEGIAVDLVPNEDIVAGLHGGFIKVGFAAETQDILENAHAKIAKKGLDLIAANDVTATDAGFSTDTNRVSLIDANGNIESLPLLSKYEVGNRILDRVVRLLHDRAV; from the coding sequence ATGCTGCGAGGACGGCGCATCGTGCTCGGCGTGTGCGGCAGCATCGCGTCATACAAGGCGGCGGAGGTCGCCAGCAGGCTGACGCAGGCCGGCGCGCTGGTCGACGTGATCCTCACGGACGCCGCGCAGAAGTTCGTGTCGCCGCTGACGTTCCGAAGCCTGACGTTGCGCGAGGTGTTCACCGACATGTTCGACGTGCAGTCGTCGGCGGCAGAACAGCACGTCGAACTGGCGCGCGCGGCGGATGCAGTCGTGATCGCGCCGGCGAGCGCAACGACGATCGCGCGGATCGCGCACGGCCTCGCCGACGACATGCTCGCGCTGACCGTGCTCGCGACGACGGCGCCGGTGATCGTCGCGCCGGCGATGGATGGGCAGATGTGGCAGCACGCGGCGACGCAGGCAAACGTCGAGACGCTGCACAAGCGCGGCGTCGTGTTCGCCGGGCCGGAGGAAGGCCGCCTCGCGAGCGGCCGCATGGGCCCAGGGCGTCTCGTCGATACCGAGACGCTGCTGGGAGCGCTGCGGCAGACGTTGGGCAAGCGCGGCGACCTCGCCGGACGGCGGATCGTCGTGAGCGCCGGCGGCACGCATGAGCCGATCGACCCGGTGCGATTCGTCGGCAACCGATCGTCGGGCAAAATGGGCTTCGCGATCGCCGAAGCGGCGCGTGACCGTGGCGCCGATGTGACGCTTGTCACGGGACCCGTCGCGCTGGCGACCCCGCACGGCGTCCGCCGCATCGACGTCACGACGACCGTGCAGATGGCGTCGGCCATGCAGCAGGTCACGGCGGACTGTCACGCGCTGATCATGGCGGCGGCCCCGGCTGACTTCCGGCCCGCGAATCCGGTGGACCAGAAGATCAAGCCTAGTGCGGAAGGCATCGCCGTCGATCTCGTGCCGAACGAGGACATCGTCGCGGGGCTGCACGGCGGCTTCATCAAGGTCGGCTTCGCGGCAGAGACGCAGGACATCCTCGAAAACGCGCACGCCAAGATCGCGAAGAAGGGCCTCGACCTGATCGCCGCGAACGATGTGACTGCCACGGACGCGGGCTTTTCGACCGATACCAACCGCGTGTCGCTGATCGATGCCAATGGCAACATCGAATCGCTGCCACTGCTCTCGAAGTACGAGGTCGGCAACCGCATTCTCGACCGCGTCGTGCGTTTGTTGCACGATCGCGCGGTCTGA
- a CDS encoding type III pantothenate kinase has product MLLALDIGNTNVTIGVFDGSQLCATWRIATDVERLPDEYAVIMLGLLRNEGLDRASITEAIMASVVPDLAPVFEQLCRRYFKTEPIIVGTGTKTGVRIVYDNPREVGADRIVDVVAALELYGPPPLIIVDFGTATVFDAVSAEGDYLGGAIAPGIGIASEALFERAAKLYRVELERPKTAIGKNTVGAIQSGTLFGYVGLIEGMVARFKKELAGTARVIATGGWAHRLAQETQVFDAVDENLTLTGLRIIHDRHAIGGH; this is encoded by the coding sequence ATGCTGCTCGCGCTCGACATCGGCAACACGAACGTCACGATCGGCGTGTTCGACGGATCGCAGTTGTGCGCGACGTGGCGCATTGCGACGGACGTCGAGCGGCTGCCGGACGAGTACGCCGTGATCATGCTGGGGCTGCTTCGCAACGAAGGCCTGGACCGTGCGTCCATCACCGAGGCGATCATGGCGAGCGTCGTGCCGGACCTGGCGCCGGTCTTCGAGCAGTTGTGCCGCCGCTACTTCAAGACCGAGCCGATCATCGTCGGGACCGGCACGAAGACCGGCGTACGCATCGTCTACGACAATCCGCGCGAGGTCGGAGCCGACCGCATCGTCGACGTCGTTGCGGCGCTCGAGCTGTACGGCCCGCCGCCGCTGATCATCGTCGACTTCGGCACGGCGACCGTCTTCGATGCCGTCTCGGCGGAGGGCGACTACCTGGGCGGCGCCATCGCGCCGGGGATTGGGATTGCGTCGGAAGCGCTCTTCGAGCGCGCGGCCAAACTCTACCGCGTGGAGCTGGAGCGGCCGAAGACTGCCATAGGGAAGAATACGGTGGGCGCCATCCAGTCCGGCACGCTCTTCGGCTACGTCGGGCTGATCGAGGGGATGGTGGCGCGATTCAAGAAGGAGCTGGCCGGCACGGCGCGCGTGATCGCCACGGGCGGCTGGGCGCACCGGCTGGCGCAGGAGACGCAAGTGTTCGATGCGGTCGACGAGAACCTGACCCTGACGGGGCTGCGCATCATCCACGACCGGCACGCGATCGGAGGCCATTGA
- the sodN gene encoding superoxide dismutase, Ni, with product MSRSTVPSLASRLLRRIDRLAPPATAHAHCDIPCGIYDPHFMQVAALSVLRMNQLIDGLDVADAKANAHAISRFTTVKEEHAEIVKREVRIIYGDYFKPEHVEKHKNIPELTWSILKKAGAARQNIDLKAAEELLGLCQQFAEIFWDTKGVPTKKQPSNQAAGGEFVVPAN from the coding sequence ATGTCTCGATCGACCGTCCCCTCACTGGCCTCCCGATTGCTGCGCCGCATCGACCGCCTGGCGCCGCCGGCGACCGCCCACGCGCACTGTGATATTCCGTGCGGCATCTACGACCCGCACTTCATGCAGGTCGCCGCGCTCAGCGTGCTCCGCATGAACCAGCTCATCGACGGCCTCGACGTCGCCGACGCAAAGGCAAACGCGCACGCGATCTCCCGCTTCACGACGGTGAAGGAAGAGCACGCGGAGATCGTCAAGCGCGAGGTGCGCATTATCTACGGCGACTACTTCAAGCCGGAGCACGTCGAGAAGCACAAGAACATTCCCGAACTCACGTGGAGCATCCTCAAGAAGGCCGGCGCCGCGCGGCAGAACATCGACCTGAAGGCGGCCGAGGAGCTACTGGGCCTCTGCCAGCAGTTCGCCGAGATCTTCTGGGACACCAAGGGCGTGCCGACGAAGAAGCAGCCTTCAAACCAGGCCGCAGGCGGCGAATTCGTCGTCCCGGCCAACTAG
- a CDS encoding S26 family signal peptidase yields MSILRLLSGLLGRISPVSRYIVDGPSMEPAYRAGNRLIVNRLAYLRRPPAIGDVVVLRDPQDDARLLIKRVAPAPDGARPRQSRIWVLGDNAPESRDSRTFGFIDRRRIVGKAWLRY; encoded by the coding sequence ATGAGCATCCTTCGGCTGTTGTCGGGCCTTCTGGGCCGCATCTCGCCCGTCTCGCGATACATCGTCGACGGCCCGAGCATGGAACCGGCGTATCGCGCCGGCAACCGGCTGATCGTGAACCGGCTGGCGTACCTGCGCCGTCCGCCGGCCATCGGCGATGTCGTCGTGCTGCGCGATCCGCAGGATGACGCGCGCCTGCTGATCAAGCGCGTCGCGCCCGCGCCCGACGGCGCCCGGCCGCGGCAGTCCCGCATCTGGGTGCTCGGCGACAATGCGCCCGAAAGCCGCGATTCGCGAACGTTCGGCTTCATCGACCGCCGGCGGATCGTGGGCAAGGCCTGGCTGCGTTACTAG
- a CDS encoding sigma-70 family RNA polymerase sigma factor, with protein sequence MTDVPPEGNRSADEPAAMTMGAQAIPTTRVFPGDEELAFALAELDPRAWRQMFDEQYQRVYNYALLRTGNLADADDIAASVFIEAVKGIQGFNYRGTPVAAWLFRIAHNETVDLLKRRRRMQTESIDVAEASRQLAAKDAFVVADEWREVREGIGALKAEHRDVLMLRLVEGRSVAEVAAMLGKSEGAVKVTQMRALQALRGKLGR encoded by the coding sequence ATGACAGATGTACCTCCTGAAGGGAACCGATCTGCCGATGAGCCTGCGGCGATGACGATGGGGGCACAGGCAATCCCCACCACGCGCGTATTTCCGGGCGATGAGGAACTTGCGTTCGCGCTGGCAGAGCTAGATCCGCGCGCCTGGCGGCAGATGTTCGATGAGCAGTATCAGCGCGTCTACAACTACGCGCTCCTGCGCACCGGCAACCTCGCCGATGCCGATGATATCGCCGCGAGCGTGTTCATCGAGGCGGTGAAGGGGATACAGGGTTTCAACTATCGAGGGACGCCCGTGGCGGCATGGCTGTTCCGCATCGCACACAACGAGACCGTCGATCTGCTGAAGCGGCGCCGCCGCATGCAGACCGAGTCGATCGACGTGGCCGAGGCGTCCCGGCAACTGGCGGCGAAGGACGCATTCGTCGTCGCCGATGAGTGGCGCGAGGTGCGCGAAGGCATCGGCGCGCTGAAAGCGGAACATCGCGACGTGCTGATGTTGCGGCTGGTCGAAGGCAGGAGCGTCGCGGAAGTCGCCGCGATGCTGGGTAAGAGCGAGGGTGCCGTGAAGGTGACGCAGATGCGTGCCTTGCAGGCCCTGCGCGGAAAGCTCGGCAGGTAA
- a CDS encoding DUF5666 domain-containing protein, with protein MDETQDDQTIEGAVDRAVERLLNGEPLDAILASHPEQAATLAPLLQSADLLLSAPAFDAAPAQRTQAMRRMLDQVEASAVGTGGGGGIMSIFNSFRGRPLAFQGIAVAAALVLFGALGLGASAATGNAPEPVREFLGIASDSTIRVELEGTIVTVEPSTSTLTISANGDIRTVIVTGSTELSRGGDPIALSDFVAGQRVEVKGSLQPDNSIVATRVHLEDGDDDERFPTVAPSMPGADAPTAAPTDDRDDDDDDDDNSGPGNADDDDGDHFDDDNSGPGNGDDDDDDGDNDDRDDGDDRDRDDGNGGDDDNDDD; from the coding sequence ATGGACGAAACGCAAGACGACCAGACGATCGAGGGCGCCGTGGATCGCGCGGTCGAGCGCCTGCTCAACGGCGAGCCGCTCGACGCGATCCTCGCATCGCACCCCGAGCAGGCTGCAACGCTCGCTCCGCTGCTGCAGTCCGCGGACCTGCTGTTGAGCGCGCCCGCGTTCGACGCAGCCCCCGCACAACGCACGCAGGCGATGCGGCGCATGCTCGACCAGGTCGAAGCTTCGGCGGTCGGGACCGGGGGTGGCGGAGGCATCATGTCGATCTTCAACTCGTTCCGCGGGCGTCCGCTCGCGTTCCAGGGCATTGCGGTCGCCGCGGCGCTTGTGCTGTTCGGCGCGCTCGGACTCGGCGCATCGGCGGCGACGGGGAACGCGCCGGAACCCGTGCGCGAGTTCCTGGGCATCGCCTCGGACTCGACGATCCGCGTCGAGCTCGAAGGCACGATCGTGACGGTCGAACCATCCACGAGCACGCTGACGATCAGCGCGAACGGCGACATCCGCACGGTGATCGTGACGGGCAGCACCGAGCTGTCGCGTGGCGGCGACCCGATTGCCCTCAGTGACTTCGTCGCCGGTCAGCGGGTCGAAGTGAAGGGCTCGCTGCAGCCCGACAACAGCATCGTCGCGACGCGCGTGCACCTCGAAGACGGCGATGATGATGAGCGCTTCCCGACCGTCGCCCCTTCGATGCCCGGCGCCGACGCGCCCACGGCCGCCCCGACCGACGATCGCGACGACGATGATGACGACGACGACAATAGCGGCCCCGGCAACGCAGATGACGACGACGGCGACCACTTCGACGATGACAACTCAGGCCCGGGCAACGGTGACGACGACGACGACGACGGCGACAACGACGACCGGGACGACGGCGATGATCGCGACCGTGACGATGGCAACGGCGGCGACGACGACAATGACGATGACTAA
- a CDS encoding FAD-dependent thymidylate synthase, whose protein sequence is MPGPESEFTPEEREILQRHFTNVDEPVFALVNLPEVVKGALFARYSRSPKSLRRLFLDEFYKDDDSQQQTANSKETDATLGVGRAEELYERVLVEYGEDSVAQLAGAHIAFEHVSNVLTKVIEWGRLMAYLEQSTRYIPYNNEQADGRWRYHVPAEIVDRALRASFIATMDLCFETYAAWFPRVEERLREQFPRAESDSKAAYRQSIRAKACDILRGLLPAATTANVGVFGTAQAFEALLLRLQEHPLAEAREAGAQALVELRKVIPVFMRRIDREDRGVAWSRYMHDTAANTHAEVARIALPRHAEAPSYVRLTEYDPDGETKVVASAIYPHTDVSDEEALTLARRLLPDERARLLRTHIGERTNRRHKPGRAFERTSYRFDVVVDYGAFRDLQRHRLMTLDWQPLSPYLGYDVPEEAIAWGIEDDWRRVMSACAALYGEMRDAGLEHACQYAVPMAYRIRFYMDMNARQAMHLIELRTSQQGHKSYRWVGQEMLREIRETAGHHAIADAMIFAELEASGGLERLAAEQAKERRLAALG, encoded by the coding sequence ATGCCCGGACCCGAATCGGAGTTCACGCCGGAAGAACGCGAGATCCTGCAACGTCACTTCACCAACGTCGACGAGCCGGTCTTCGCCCTGGTCAACCTGCCCGAAGTCGTGAAGGGCGCGTTGTTCGCGCGCTACTCTCGTTCGCCCAAGTCGCTGCGACGGCTGTTTCTCGACGAGTTCTACAAGGACGACGACAGCCAACAGCAAACAGCAAACAGCAAAGAGACGGATGCGACGCTCGGCGTCGGCCGCGCGGAGGAACTGTACGAACGCGTGCTCGTCGAATACGGCGAGGATTCCGTCGCGCAGTTGGCGGGCGCGCACATCGCGTTCGAGCACGTGTCGAACGTGCTGACGAAGGTCATCGAGTGGGGCCGCCTCATGGCGTACCTGGAGCAGTCGACGCGTTACATCCCCTACAACAACGAGCAGGCCGATGGCCGCTGGCGCTATCACGTACCGGCGGAGATCGTCGACCGGGCGCTGCGCGCGAGCTTCATCGCGACGATGGATCTGTGCTTCGAGACGTACGCCGCGTGGTTCCCGCGCGTCGAGGAGCGCCTGCGCGAGCAGTTCCCGCGCGCGGAGTCGGACTCGAAGGCCGCCTATCGCCAGAGCATCCGCGCGAAAGCATGCGATATTCTCCGCGGCCTGCTGCCCGCCGCCACGACGGCGAACGTCGGCGTGTTCGGCACCGCGCAAGCGTTCGAAGCGTTGCTGCTGCGCCTGCAGGAGCACCCGCTCGCGGAAGCGCGCGAAGCCGGCGCGCAGGCGCTCGTTGAACTGCGCAAGGTGATCCCGGTCTTCATGCGTCGCATCGACCGCGAGGACCGTGGCGTCGCGTGGTCACGCTACATGCACGATACGGCGGCGAACACGCACGCGGAGGTCGCACGCATCGCGTTGCCCCGGCATGCCGAGGCACCGTCGTACGTGCGGCTCACCGAATACGACCCTGATGGCGAAACGAAGGTCGTCGCGTCAGCGATCTACCCGCACACGGACGTCAGCGACGAAGAAGCGCTGACCCTCGCGCGGCGCCTGTTGCCCGACGAGCGCGCGCGACTGCTCCGCACGCACATCGGCGAGCGCACGAACCGCCGTCACAAGCCCGGACGCGCGTTCGAGCGCACCTCCTACCGCTTCGACGTCGTCGTCGACTATGGCGCCTTCCGCGACCTGCAACGCCACCGGCTGATGACGCTCGACTGGCAGCCGCTCTCGCCGTACCTCGGCTACGACGTCCCCGAAGAAGCGATCGCCTGGGGCATCGAAGACGACTGGCGGCGCGTGATGAGCGCGTGCGCTGCGTTGTACGGCGAGATGCGCGACGCCGGGCTCGAGCACGCCTGCCAGTACGCCGTGCCGATGGCGTATCGCATCCGCTTCTACATGGACATGAACGCGCGCCAGGCGATGCACCTCATCGAGCTGCGCACGTCGCAGCAGGGACACAAGTCGTATCGATGGGTCGGCCAGGAGATGCTGCGCGAGATCCGCGAGACCGCCGGCCACCACGCCATCGCCGACGCGATGATCTTCGCCGAGCTTGAAGCATCAGGCGGCCTCGAACGCCTCGCGGCCGAACAGGCGAAGGAGCGCCGGCTCGCCGCGCTGGGATAA
- a CDS encoding enoyl-CoA hydratase/isomerase family protein: protein MPDMEYVQTRREGPVLVVTLTNPPRNFMNGPMVLEMAQTIDAVERDAEVRAIVFTGGVDGIFITHYDVGELSRASDTTREQVLAPREPSRHVDLHPLNKLLLQLQTLPQPVIAAINGTAMGGGCEFTLACDFRIMARGYQIGLPEVRVGILPGAGGTQRMARLLGTAKALELMLLGNTVDADTAASIGLVHRAVDKDRVLPEAMALANELASRPRLSVALIKKCVIDGVQMPLEEGLRLEQRSFSETMRSDDASRLMRAYLTSERPLNEQ from the coding sequence ATGCCGGACATGGAGTACGTGCAGACCCGCCGCGAGGGCCCCGTCCTCGTCGTCACGTTGACGAATCCGCCGCGCAACTTCATGAACGGCCCGATGGTGCTGGAGATGGCGCAGACCATCGATGCGGTCGAGCGTGACGCCGAGGTCCGCGCGATCGTCTTCACCGGTGGCGTCGATGGCATCTTCATCACGCACTACGACGTCGGTGAGCTGTCACGCGCGTCCGATACGACGCGCGAGCAGGTGCTGGCGCCGCGGGAACCGTCGCGGCACGTCGACCTGCACCCGCTCAACAAGCTCCTGCTCCAGCTGCAGACGCTGCCGCAGCCGGTGATCGCCGCGATCAACGGCACGGCGATGGGCGGCGGCTGCGAGTTCACGCTGGCGTGCGACTTCCGCATCATGGCGCGTGGTTACCAGATCGGCCTGCCGGAGGTGCGCGTGGGCATCCTGCCGGGGGCCGGCGGCACGCAGCGGATGGCGCGCCTGCTCGGCACGGCGAAAGCGCTCGAGCTAATGCTGCTCGGCAACACGGTCGATGCGGACACGGCGGCGAGCATCGGACTGGTACACCGTGCGGTCGACAAGGACCGTGTGCTGCCGGAAGCCATGGCGCTCGCGAACGAACTGGCGTCGCGGCCGCGCCTGAGCGTAGCGCTGATCAAGAAGTGCGTGATCGACGGCGTGCAGATGCCGCTCGAGGAAGGCCTGCGGCTCGAGCAGCGCTCCTTCAGCGAGACGATGCGCTCAGACGACGCGTCGCGGCTGATGCGGGCGTATCTGACGAGCGAGCGGCCGCTCAACGAGCAGTAG